Proteins co-encoded in one Flavivirga eckloniae genomic window:
- a CDS encoding PKD domain-containing protein, whose protein sequence is METKRITHMFFTILCFTLLTVSCDKEISYDEYSEAPIIENATLEITIDDHISRAVSIVATAEGNDYFEISWGDGITTQSTTGIESYNYVDAGNYTIKSVARKDGLVNQAVNKSVSVGLISNLTINSNVDPNDTDTVTLTLSALNATNYDIDWGDGTAVENTTTSTAVHTYAENGDYIVIVTAKATGFADISAQTQVSIVGTFVVVLNQDFETGDLSDWTESYPGALSIIEDPTNPANKVLKYDSTVSAGWDSNNRNFPETPDNVVVTFEFNYFTDNPTGWSDYIVLDSEAGKDVTGSTAFQHSGTVGSYRMRVEGGGVGEAFAPLSLNEWHAIKVVIDPIAETTTYTFDGNPGSAVVLNNLATAPYHNFDRIRFGHNGNNDYYLDNIKVSYVE, encoded by the coding sequence ATGGAAACAAAAAGAATTACACACATGTTTTTTACAATATTGTGCTTTACGTTACTTACTGTGTCTTGTGATAAAGAGATCAGTTATGATGAATATAGTGAGGCACCAATTATTGAAAATGCAACATTAGAGATTACTATAGATGATCACATATCGAGAGCCGTATCTATTGTAGCTACAGCAGAAGGGAATGATTATTTTGAAATTTCTTGGGGAGATGGTATAACAACGCAGTCAACTACAGGTATAGAAAGCTATAATTATGTCGACGCTGGTAATTATACCATTAAATCTGTAGCAAGAAAAGATGGATTAGTTAATCAAGCTGTAAACAAGTCAGTTAGCGTTGGCTTAATTTCTAATCTAACAATAAATTCAAATGTAGACCCTAATGATACAGATACAGTTACTTTAACTTTATCAGCACTTAATGCTACTAATTATGATATAGATTGGGGTGATGGAACAGCAGTTGAAAATACGACTACATCTACTGCAGTACATACTTATGCAGAAAATGGTGATTATATTGTTATTGTAACGGCAAAAGCTACAGGTTTTGCTGATATTAGCGCTCAAACGCAAGTTTCAATTGTAGGGACATTTGTTGTGGTATTAAATCAAGATTTTGAAACAGGAGACCTTTCTGATTGGACAGAATCATATCCTGGTGCACTAAGTATTATTGAAGATCCAACAAACCCAGCTAACAAAGTACTGAAATATGATAGTACTGTTTCTGCTGGATGGGATTCTAATAATAGAAATTTCCCTGAGACACCAGATAATGTAGTCGTAACTTTTGAATTTAATTATTTTACAGATAACCCTACTGGTTGGAGTGATTATATCGTTCTTGATTCAGAAGCTGGTAAGGATGTAACTGGATCTACAGCTTTTCAACATTCAGGTACTGTAGGGAGTTATAGAATGAGAGTAGAAGGTGGTGGAGTTGGTGAAGCATTTGCACCTTTATCCTTAAATGAATGGCATGCTATTAAAGTCGTTATAGATCCGATTGCAGAAACTACTACCTATACATTTGATGGAAATCCTGGTAGTGCTGTTGTTCTAAATAATTTAGCTACTGCACCTTATCATAATTTTGATAGAATACGTTTTGGCCATAATGGTAACAATGATTATTATTTGGATAATATTAAAGTATCATACGTAGAATAG
- a CDS encoding hybrid sensor histidine kinase/response regulator transcription factor: MKPLKLFLLFFIIFLSQRGNCQDNFSIDGDLKFKNYTIFDGLPSISIPCITQDSKGFMWFGTRNGISRFDGFDFTNFFHDSEDDMSLSHNQIQSVFTDSKGELWIGTKKGLNRYIEGVGFEKYYSDDSDFSSLAGNVVLSICEDKDHVLWIGTDNGLHKYNRELKNFKRYVHNDRIENSLRGNFIKEIYADSKGILWMITDQGVEKYNTKENSFKYYPLGNNNVVNISGAIKEDSKGRIWVGDTEGLWHYNDAEDKFVSYFGFNNILENVSIRALWEDEEGNLLIGSYTGLYIDNIDKKTTHHIRHDKYDPYSISKNSIHAIFEDRIGNLWIGTWAGGVNYLDKSFDSFNHYSEPSGLSYPVVSAFVEDHNKNLWIGTEGGGLDYFNRSEGTFINFKHDENNKNSLSEDNVHDVIQDDEGNLWIATFGGGVNYFNPNKSPAKFEHYKNNVSDSLSIGSNYVFTLLEDSNQNIWMGTYTGINMFDPKLKQFVRFPEKKEGYVWITTIFENYKKEILVGSSNGLGLVDIEKREILYDHFNKINASINENVLCIYQDNKSNYWLGTEGEGLVYVENDLSTIIKYRKNEGLPSDVVYGILPDNYGNLWLSTHGGLSKFNMDLKTFDNYDIHDGLQSNEFNYDAYAISSDGELIFGGVNGFNIFNPQEIKKNNNPPPVILTEFKIDEKTVKIGDENAPLTKPLSQTQEIILSYDQSLFSFEFIGFNYSQPEKNEYAYMLEGFNDDWLHIGNRRQVTFTNIESGDYVFKVKASNNSHTWNEAGTSIKIKILPPPWSTWWAFLLYFILCVFIGYLLWRYARLRINDRNALQNEIKEREKDEEIYELKLRFFTNISHELRTPLTLILGPLDNILQKKGDLIEGIKEEISLVRSNAQKLLRHVNNIMDFRKDEIGQLKLRAAKGDIVKFCNETFISFRQLAESRGITYNFSNKTELDHVYFDRDKMEIVLYNLLSNAFKFTPDGGEISFTISQISPKNDDIDRVCLSIKDNGYGMEPKHTNLIFERFFQIETSQNFSNGSGIGLTLTKRLVELHHGNIKVESELGMGSLFTVELPLGKKHLNSNEIFKAFKHGEDVANYSERKWKKPDVINKPDKEVTNKNLPLLLIIEDNLDVRKFIVSCFSEEYNIQEASNGGIGYELATELIPDLIISDVMMPEMDGISLCSKLKKDINTCHIPIILLTARTSLIFKKDGLQTGADDYINKPFKPSILRLKVKNLMESRKKLHEYFIRNYRINPKEVVLNSKDDEFLEKAINCIERHLSNSDFNVSTFIEEIGMSRSVLFRKIKSLTGQSTTEFIRVIRIKRAAQLLVQNQMSISEIAYEVGFNDLKYFRTCFRRQFKCSPSEYITNNSNA, from the coding sequence TTGAAACCTTTAAAATTATTTTTACTGTTTTTTATTATATTTTTATCTCAAAGAGGAAATTGTCAAGATAATTTTTCCATTGACGGAGATTTGAAATTTAAAAATTACACGATTTTTGATGGTCTTCCCAGTATTTCAATTCCTTGTATTACTCAAGATTCTAAAGGGTTCATGTGGTTTGGTACCAGGAATGGTATAAGTCGTTTTGATGGTTTTGACTTCACCAATTTCTTTCATGACTCAGAAGATGATATGAGTCTAAGTCATAATCAAATACAGTCAGTTTTCACAGATAGTAAGGGGGAATTATGGATAGGTACCAAAAAAGGACTCAATAGGTACATTGAGGGGGTTGGTTTTGAAAAATATTACAGTGATGATAGTGATTTCTCAAGTTTAGCAGGTAATGTGGTATTATCTATTTGCGAAGATAAAGACCATGTACTTTGGATAGGAACAGATAATGGACTTCATAAGTATAATAGAGAGCTAAAGAATTTTAAAAGATATGTTCATAATGATCGGATAGAGAATAGTTTAAGGGGTAATTTTATAAAAGAGATCTATGCAGATTCTAAGGGTATTTTGTGGATGATAACCGATCAAGGTGTTGAAAAGTATAATACTAAAGAAAATTCATTTAAATATTATCCTTTAGGTAACAATAACGTAGTAAATATATCAGGTGCTATAAAAGAAGATTCCAAGGGGCGTATTTGGGTAGGAGATACGGAAGGGTTATGGCATTATAACGATGCTGAGGATAAATTTGTAAGCTATTTTGGGTTCAATAATATATTAGAAAATGTATCTATAAGAGCACTTTGGGAAGATGAAGAAGGGAATTTATTAATAGGATCCTATACAGGACTTTATATAGATAATATAGATAAAAAAACCACACATCATATTAGACATGATAAATATGATCCCTATAGTATTAGTAAAAATTCAATCCATGCCATTTTTGAAGATCGTATTGGGAATTTATGGATTGGAACATGGGCTGGTGGTGTAAATTATTTAGATAAAAGTTTTGATTCCTTTAATCATTATAGCGAACCTTCTGGGCTTAGTTATCCAGTAGTAAGTGCTTTTGTAGAAGACCATAATAAAAATTTATGGATTGGTACCGAAGGTGGTGGATTGGATTATTTTAATAGATCTGAAGGAACATTTATAAACTTTAAACATGATGAAAATAATAAGAACAGTTTAAGTGAGGATAATGTTCATGATGTTATTCAAGACGATGAAGGGAACTTATGGATAGCGACTTTTGGAGGTGGTGTAAACTATTTTAATCCAAACAAAAGCCCTGCCAAATTCGAACATTATAAAAATAATGTTTCTGATAGTTTAAGTATTGGTTCCAATTATGTATTTACACTTTTAGAAGATAGTAACCAAAACATTTGGATGGGTACCTATACAGGTATCAATATGTTTGATCCAAAATTAAAACAGTTTGTTAGATTTCCTGAAAAGAAAGAAGGTTATGTTTGGATCACTACCATTTTTGAGAATTATAAAAAAGAAATTTTAGTAGGATCGTCTAATGGGCTAGGGCTTGTTGATATTGAAAAAAGAGAGATTTTATATGACCATTTTAATAAAATTAATGCGTCTATAAATGAAAATGTGCTTTGTATTTATCAAGATAATAAAAGTAATTATTGGTTGGGTACAGAAGGAGAGGGGTTAGTATATGTAGAAAATGATCTCTCAACCATTATTAAATATAGAAAAAATGAGGGGCTACCTAGTGATGTGGTTTATGGCATTCTTCCCGATAATTATGGGAATTTATGGTTAAGTACACATGGCGGTTTATCAAAATTTAATATGGATCTTAAAACGTTTGATAATTATGATATCCATGATGGACTTCAAAGTAATGAATTTAATTATGATGCCTATGCCATAAGCAGTGATGGGGAGCTTATCTTTGGAGGGGTTAACGGGTTTAATATATTTAACCCTCAAGAAATAAAGAAAAATAATAACCCGCCACCTGTAATACTTACCGAATTTAAAATCGACGAAAAGACGGTGAAAATAGGAGATGAAAATGCACCTCTTACCAAACCTTTGTCGCAAACACAGGAAATAATCTTAAGTTATGATCAGTCATTATTCAGCTTTGAGTTTATAGGTTTTAATTATTCTCAACCAGAAAAAAATGAATATGCTTATATGCTTGAAGGGTTTAATGACGATTGGTTACATATTGGTAATAGGCGCCAAGTCACCTTTACAAATATTGAATCTGGAGATTATGTATTTAAGGTAAAAGCGTCAAATAATAGTCACACGTGGAACGAGGCAGGAACTTCTATCAAGATTAAAATATTGCCACCGCCATGGAGTACCTGGTGGGCTTTTTTATTGTACTTTATTCTTTGTGTTTTTATCGGGTATCTTTTATGGAGATATGCGCGTCTTAGAATTAATGATAGAAATGCATTGCAAAATGAAATAAAGGAAAGAGAAAAAGACGAAGAAATATACGAATTAAAACTTAGGTTTTTTACAAATATCTCTCATGAGCTTAGAACTCCATTAACCTTAATATTGGGGCCTTTAGATAATATTTTGCAAAAAAAAGGAGATTTAATTGAAGGGATTAAAGAAGAAATTTCACTAGTACGTTCCAATGCTCAAAAATTATTGCGCCATGTTAATAATATTATGGATTTCCGAAAGGATGAAATAGGGCAGTTAAAACTAAGAGCTGCGAAAGGGGACATTGTAAAGTTTTGTAATGAGACCTTTATTTCCTTTCGTCAATTAGCAGAATCTAGAGGTATTACTTATAACTTTAGTAATAAAACAGAGTTGGATCATGTATATTTTGATAGAGATAAGATGGAAATTGTACTCTATAACCTTTTATCAAATGCTTTTAAATTCACGCCAGATGGAGGTGAAATCTCTTTTACAATTTCTCAGATTTCACCAAAAAATGATGACATTGATCGTGTTTGCCTTTCAATAAAGGATAATGGATACGGCATGGAACCCAAACATACTAATCTTATTTTTGAACGTTTTTTTCAAATAGAAACAAGTCAAAATTTTAGTAACGGAAGTGGGATAGGGCTCACTTTAACTAAAAGGTTAGTCGAGTTACATCATGGTAATATAAAAGTAGAGTCAGAACTTGGTATGGGGAGTTTATTTACCGTGGAATTACCATTAGGGAAAAAACATCTAAATAGCAATGAGATCTTTAAAGCATTTAAGCATGGTGAGGATGTTGCTAATTATAGTGAGAGAAAATGGAAGAAGCCAGATGTTATTAACAAACCAGATAAAGAAGTAACTAATAAAAATCTTCCATTGTTACTTATTATCGAAGACAACCTTGATGTAAGAAAATTTATTGTAAGCTGTTTCAGCGAAGAATATAATATTCAAGAAGCATCGAATGGCGGAATTGGTTATGAATTAGCTACAGAGCTTATCCCAGATTTAATAATTAGTGATGTTATGATGCCAGAAATGGATGGGATATCACTTTGTAGTAAATTAAAAAAAGATATAAATACCTGCCATATTCCAATTATCTTATTAACAGCCAGAACATCATTGATCTTTAAGAAAGACGGTTTACAAACGGGAGCAGACGACTATATTAATAAACCATTTAAGCCAAGTATATTACGATTAAAAGTGAAGAACCTCATGGAGTCTAGAAAAAAACTCCATGAATATTTTATTCGTAATTATCGTATCAACCCAAAAGAAGTCGTATTAAACTCTAAAGATGATGAATTTTTGGAAAAGGCCATCAATTGTATAGAGAGGCATTTATCCAATTCAGATTTTAACGTAAGTACTTTTATAGAAGAGATAGGAATGAGTAGATCTGTTCTTTTTAGGAAAATTAAAAGTTTAACAGGGCAGTCTACTACAGAGTTTATTCGTGTTATTCGTATTAAAAGAGCCGCTCAACTTTTAGTTCAAAATCAAATGTCAATTTCCGAAATAGCTTATGAGGTAGGATTTAATGATTTAAAGTATTTCAGAACTTGTTTTAGAAGACAGTTTAAATGTTCCCCTTCAGAATATATTACCAATAATTCCAACGCTTAA
- a CDS encoding RagB/SusD family nutrient uptake outer membrane protein, with the protein MKNTIEIKIPIAKYITALLVLGVMLSACTDLEEVPLSTLSATEFNNTEDQVNATVRGVASLLGSGFTWTNLFVMDVITTDEGVIPTRAGGWNSNGERDLHEHQWSPTTENIRRRYAEYSNIIGRANVALESVDQTRFPSQYAEIRFFRALAYYKLLDYFRNVPIVTVSVQDPNNLAGNMPIEDQAQKVFDFVEQEWLEIQDDLLTKAEVGDDHYPRPIKSTASAFLVKLYLNAEVYIGVSHWNECIEQCNIVINSNDYSLTDDLQESFIPENQNSPEIIYAQPRTSLGEGIIFQQVQFQPELAWKFKLPVNGWGGFAVTNEHFAHYDDDDKRKTYILHGPQWVDDAQTEPLYKGASADGNGDPADGQFEILPLDQILDAPVERGYKSTKYVPDVNAVAQHSNNDVVVLRYADILLSKAEAILWGGTDPMGASPDDLVNSVRARSFDPDKPLSGVTLDDILNEREFEFSFEGHRRPDLIRHGKFISTATEFRINFDAHRIIFPIPEEQIDRNNNLQQNPGY; encoded by the coding sequence ATGAAAAATACAATTGAAATAAAAATACCAATTGCTAAGTACATTACTGCTTTATTAGTATTGGGAGTAATGTTAAGCGCATGTACCGATTTAGAGGAAGTACCATTATCTACCTTGTCAGCTACAGAGTTTAATAATACAGAAGATCAGGTAAATGCCACTGTTAGAGGAGTAGCTAGTTTATTAGGCTCAGGTTTTACATGGACAAATCTTTTTGTTATGGATGTAATAACTACTGATGAAGGCGTAATCCCAACAAGGGCTGGTGGTTGGAATTCTAATGGAGAGCGAGATTTACATGAGCACCAATGGAGTCCGACAACTGAGAACATTAGACGTCGATATGCCGAGTATAGTAATATTATTGGTAGAGCAAATGTTGCTTTAGAGTCTGTTGATCAAACTAGATTCCCATCTCAATATGCCGAAATACGCTTTTTTAGAGCGCTAGCTTATTATAAGTTATTAGATTATTTTAGAAATGTACCTATTGTAACAGTATCGGTTCAAGATCCCAATAACTTGGCGGGTAATATGCCAATTGAAGATCAGGCGCAAAAAGTATTCGATTTTGTTGAGCAAGAATGGTTAGAGATTCAAGATGATTTATTAACTAAAGCTGAGGTTGGTGATGATCATTACCCTAGACCAATAAAGTCTACGGCAAGTGCTTTTTTAGTGAAATTATATTTAAATGCAGAAGTATATATAGGAGTGTCTCATTGGAATGAGTGTATTGAGCAATGTAATATTGTAATAAACTCAAATGATTATAGCTTAACAGATGATTTACAAGAGAGTTTCATTCCAGAAAATCAAAATTCACCAGAAATAATTTATGCACAACCTAGAACTTCGTTAGGAGAGGGTATTATCTTTCAACAAGTGCAATTTCAACCAGAGTTAGCTTGGAAGTTTAAATTGCCAGTTAATGGTTGGGGCGGGTTCGCTGTTACGAACGAACATTTTGCTCATTATGATGATGATGATAAGCGTAAAACATACATCTTACATGGTCCTCAGTGGGTTGATGATGCTCAAACAGAGCCTTTATATAAAGGAGCTAGTGCTGATGGTAATGGAGATCCAGCTGACGGACAATTTGAGATACTTCCTCTTGATCAGATCCTAGACGCTCCTGTAGAGCGAGGTTATAAAAGTACTAAATATGTACCGGATGTAAATGCAGTTGCACAGCATTCTAATAATGATGTTGTAGTACTAAGATATGCAGATATACTGCTAAGTAAGGCAGAAGCTATTTTATGGGGTGGAACTGACCCTATGGGAGCATCACCTGATGATTTGGTAAATAGTGTAAGAGCCAGAAGTTTCGATCCTGATAAACCGCTTTCTGGGGTTACTTTAGATGATATTTTAAATGAAAGAGAGTTTGAATTCTCTTTTGAAGGCCATAGAAGACCCGATTTAATCCGTCATGGTAAATTCATTAGTACTGCAACAGAATTTAGGATAAACTTTGATGCTCATAGAATTATATTTCCAATTCCTGAAGAGCAAATAGATAGAAATAATAATTTACAGCAAAATCCTGGTTATTAG
- a CDS encoding GntR family transcriptional regulator — protein MYKKSSPLYLEVKKYLSDKISKDFNSGDIIPTQSEIAKITKTSLITVKRAINELVSEGLLETIAGKGTFVKDTPLIDNHVGISSWTDSIVGIGKTPKTFQTSIQKRIPTTEVANILQLKARKHTVLIKRLRGVNQKPICIMYNEIPLDLAPDLDKKPFDAESFYSWLKDHYNLVPSFANEEVYAREATEKEKEILSMTENIVLIIKRVSYLPNNIPFEISKIIAPANAYRYKSRQINSSISEIDTIKNKF, from the coding sequence ATGTATAAAAAATCTTCGCCTTTATATTTAGAAGTAAAAAAATATTTATCAGATAAAATTTCCAAAGATTTTAATTCTGGAGATATCATTCCTACACAATCTGAAATAGCAAAAATTACAAAAACCAGTCTTATAACAGTAAAGCGCGCTATTAATGAATTAGTTTCAGAAGGACTCCTTGAAACCATTGCAGGTAAAGGAACATTTGTAAAAGACACGCCGCTTATTGATAACCATGTTGGTATTTCAAGCTGGACAGATAGTATCGTTGGAATTGGAAAAACACCAAAAACCTTCCAAACATCTATTCAAAAAAGAATTCCAACAACAGAAGTTGCAAACATTTTACAATTAAAAGCGCGTAAACATACGGTTCTTATAAAAAGATTAAGGGGGGTTAATCAAAAACCTATTTGTATTATGTATAATGAAATCCCATTAGATTTAGCACCTGATCTTGATAAAAAACCTTTTGATGCAGAATCCTTTTACAGTTGGTTAAAAGATCATTACAATTTGGTGCCATCATTTGCCAATGAAGAAGTATATGCTAGAGAAGCTACAGAGAAAGAAAAAGAAATCCTTAGTATGACCGAGAACATCGTTCTAATTATAAAAAGAGTTTCCTATTTACCAAATAATATACCTTTTGAAATTTCAAAAATTATTGCACCAGCAAATGCGTATAGATATAAATCAAGGCAAATAAATTCTTCAATTTCAGAAATAGATACAATTAAAAATAAATTCTAA
- a CDS encoding SusC/RagA family TonB-linked outer membrane protein has translation MKKYYDVLLRKRTMLCMFLLFFCFSFSNAQTKVEGLVSDFFGAPLPGASIIEKGTTNGTQTDFDGKYTIQISSSNAILVVSYLGYLDTEVPVDNQRVVNITLQENVSTLDEVVLVGYGRVKKSDATGAVTGIKAKDLNKGAALTTQQLLSGKAAGVNVSLGSGRPGSKSTVRIRGTNSLNFNNEPLYVIDGVPVSFQDNSFAGTTGSDDRSSTAANNPLSLINPADIERIDVLKDASAKAIYGARAANGVVIVTTKKGKEGKNVLTLDTYVGFASVSRTLPVLSAAQVREYAANNNVSNFDDRGANTDWQDELFRSALNRGYTISMSGGSNNTHYSGSLGYQEQEGVIINSANENITGRLNLTSKFMGDKLTLNLNVLYANEKANNVPSVGGIGGDGGGDVIRDVLRANPTIPVRDENSPYSGGFSYVSIFTQNPIEQALLFRNLTTSRRLLTNISLNYEIVEDLNFKTSIGYTQEDIERKSYVPLSTRIGSENGGFGNLEARNNNNRLIETTLNYNKQLSKNHRVNLLAGYSWQEFTNASNRLRTSQFVEDVLGFNNLAAGGVVNFANNGISKSRIISFFGRVNYDLFDKYLITATLRRDGSTRFGKDTKWGLFPSAALAWKVSDEDFLKDSSVISQLKLRASYGITGNQEISNFGSLSLLSLGLNVNPEIGLFAKPTTLANPNLKWETTSETNIGLDFGFFNNRFTGTVEVYEKVTDDLILRFNVPAPTAVSTRLENVGEVSNKGIEFSFNYDVVRHQDWNFNFYGNIATNKNEIVSLSKGALITPAFGLTSFTAPSPQQQSPIRIQRVGESLNSLWGLDFIGFDKNGREQFRDIDNNGVINTDDRTIIGQTQPDYTYGFGFNLGYKRLSLSTSFRGVQGVEVLNSLRNDLENLTVVPENNALDVILTNGATVAPSGQVSDRFVEDGSFLRMENATLNYNVNTAKLGFLQSLNLSLTGQNLFVLTDFTGYDPEVSIVAYTNYPRARTILMGLKAQF, from the coding sequence ATGAAAAAGTATTATGATGTATTATTAAGAAAACGTACTATGCTATGTATGTTTTTACTGTTTTTTTGTTTCTCATTTTCTAACGCCCAAACTAAAGTCGAGGGACTTGTTTCAGACTTCTTTGGAGCTCCATTACCCGGAGCTAGTATTATTGAAAAGGGAACCACTAATGGAACTCAAACAGATTTTGATGGAAAATACACTATTCAAATAAGTAGTTCTAATGCCATTTTAGTAGTCTCATATCTGGGGTACTTGGATACTGAGGTACCAGTTGATAACCAAAGAGTTGTTAATATTACCCTACAGGAAAACGTATCTACGTTAGATGAAGTTGTATTAGTAGGATATGGTAGAGTAAAGAAAAGTGATGCTACTGGAGCAGTAACAGGAATTAAAGCAAAAGACTTAAATAAAGGAGCTGCTTTAACAACACAACAATTATTATCAGGAAAGGCTGCAGGTGTTAATGTGTCCTTAGGAAGTGGTCGTCCTGGATCTAAATCGACCGTACGAATTAGAGGAACGAATTCTCTTAATTTTAATAATGAGCCGCTTTATGTAATAGATGGTGTGCCAGTTTCTTTTCAGGATAACAGTTTTGCAGGCACAACAGGCTCTGATGATAGATCTAGTACAGCAGCTAATAACCCATTAAGTCTTATTAATCCTGCAGATATTGAAAGGATTGATGTTTTAAAAGATGCCTCAGCAAAAGCTATTTATGGAGCACGAGCTGCAAATGGTGTTGTAATTGTAACAACAAAAAAAGGTAAAGAAGGTAAGAATGTTTTAACCTTAGATACGTATGTTGGTTTTGCATCTGTATCTCGTACATTGCCCGTTTTAAGTGCTGCTCAAGTTAGAGAGTATGCTGCTAATAATAATGTATCTAATTTTGATGATAGAGGCGCTAATACAGATTGGCAAGATGAATTATTTAGATCTGCTTTAAATAGAGGTTATACAATAAGTATGTCTGGAGGTTCTAATAACACACATTATTCAGGTTCTTTAGGATATCAAGAGCAAGAAGGTGTTATTATTAATTCTGCAAATGAGAATATTACCGGTAGATTGAATCTTACTTCTAAGTTTATGGGTGATAAATTAACTTTAAATCTGAATGTGCTTTATGCCAATGAAAAAGCAAATAATGTACCGTCTGTAGGAGGTATTGGTGGCGATGGAGGAGGAGATGTTATTAGAGATGTGCTAAGAGCAAATCCTACAATACCTGTTAGAGATGAGAATAGTCCGTATTCAGGAGGTTTTTCTTACGTGTCTATTTTTACACAAAACCCTATTGAGCAAGCTTTATTGTTTAGAAATCTTACTACTTCAAGAAGGTTACTAACTAATATTTCATTAAACTATGAGATCGTTGAAGATTTGAATTTCAAAACGAGTATTGGTTATACTCAAGAGGATATTGAACGTAAGTCTTATGTGCCATTATCAACAAGAATTGGCTCCGAAAATGGAGGATTTGGAAATTTAGAAGCTAGAAATAATAACAACCGTTTAATAGAGACTACATTAAATTATAATAAACAGCTTAGTAAAAATCATAGAGTTAATCTTTTGGCAGGATACTCTTGGCAAGAATTTACAAATGCTTCAAATAGACTTCGTACCTCTCAATTTGTAGAGGATGTTTTAGGATTCAATAATCTTGCTGCAGGAGGCGTTGTTAATTTCGCGAACAATGGAATCTCTAAGAGTAGAATTATTTCTTTCTTTGGTAGAGTAAACTATGATTTATTTGATAAGTATCTTATAACTGCAACATTAAGAAGAGATGGTTCTACAAGATTTGGTAAGGATACTAAATGGGGGCTTTTCCCCTCAGCAGCTTTAGCCTGGAAAGTTTCTGATGAAGATTTCTTAAAAGACAGTTCTGTAATCTCTCAATTAAAACTTAGAGCTAGTTATGGTATAACTGGTAATCAGGAAATTTCTAATTTTGGTTCATTATCATTATTAAGTTTAGGTCTAAATGTGAATCCGGAAATTGGTTTATTTGCTAAACCAACTACGCTTGCAAACCCTAACCTAAAATGGGAAACAACTAGTGAGACAAATATTGGATTAGATTTTGGTTTTTTTAATAATAGGTTTACTGGTACCGTAGAGGTTTACGAAAAAGTAACTGATGACTTGATCTTAAGATTTAATGTGCCTGCTCCAACGGCAGTTAGTACTAGGTTGGAAAATGTAGGAGAAGTAAGTAATAAAGGTATTGAATTTAGTTTTAACTATGATGTTGTTAGACATCAAGATTGGAATTTTAATTTCTATGGAAATATAGCTACAAATAAAAATGAGATTGTATCCTTGTCTAAAGGTGCCTTAATAACCCCAGCATTTGGTCTTACTAGTTTTACAGCACCATCTCCACAACAACAATCACCAATTCGAATTCAAAGAGTGGGTGAATCATTAAATTCATTGTGGGGCTTAGATTTTATAGGTTTTGATAAAAATGGTAGAGAGCAATTTAGAGATATAGATAATAATGGTGTAATCAATACTGATGATAGAACTATTATAGGACAAACCCAACCAGATTACACTTATGGATTTGGTTTTAACTTAGGGTATAAAAGGCTTAGTTTAAGCACGTCTTTTAGAGGTGTACAAGGTGTTGAGGTCTTAAACTCTTTAAGAAATGATTTAGAAAACCTTACTGTGGTTCCAGAAAATAATGCTTTAGATGTTATTTTAACAAACGGTGCTACTGTAGCTCCAAGTGGTCAAGTAAGTGACAGGTTTGTGGAAGATGGCTCATTTTTACGTATGGAGAATGCTACACTAAATTATAATGTGAATACTGCTAAGCTTGGTTTTTTACAGAGTTTAAATCTTTCTTTAACTGGTCAAAACTTGTTTGTATTAACAGATTTTACAGGGTATGATCCAGAGGTTAGTATTGTAGCCTACACAAATTATCCTAGAGCTAGAACAATTCTAATGGGATTAAAAGCACAATTTTAA